One genomic window of Polynucleobacter sp. HIN11 includes the following:
- a CDS encoding mandelate racemase/muconate lactonizing enzyme family protein gives MPMKIAHARIYPLSIPLSDPIKMSGETVFDAKTVVLQLVDEKGYSGWGEASVAPLMTGETLDSLLANLRYLVQKVRGISWEDPRNLTAELNKVLYGNSSAKSCLQMALLDIYTQKENVVLWKFLRTLFKKNDLDKPLPIPILRMLGGSIEKEQMDAESLRRQGYRHWKIKVGLLPLEQDIKRVETLLNLLGEDTVSVDANGAMNIEDAIRFTQSDKVGRLAFAEQLITSNSSTFDFCRLKNESKIAIGLDESIHGLREVEQFIELKAFDGASLKLIKTGGLIEAMECALMLENNNLKINLACKVAETSISAAATAAIGFALGRLPWGYSMSNQYLSFDVCKVPLVAENGLLDSSKLNAPGIGIDPDIMLLKSAIAKEYSVISC, from the coding sequence ATGCCAATGAAAATTGCTCATGCCCGGATATATCCCCTATCTATACCATTAAGTGATCCAATCAAAATGTCCGGGGAAACAGTTTTTGATGCCAAAACAGTAGTTTTACAACTCGTTGATGAAAAGGGGTATTCGGGATGGGGGGAGGCATCAGTTGCGCCCCTCATGACCGGAGAGACTCTAGATAGTTTATTGGCTAATCTTCGGTATCTCGTGCAAAAGGTTCGAGGGATAAGCTGGGAGGACCCACGAAATTTAACGGCTGAGCTTAATAAGGTCTTGTATGGGAATTCATCCGCTAAGTCCTGTTTGCAAATGGCACTTCTAGACATATATACACAAAAAGAGAATGTCGTTTTATGGAAATTCTTGAGGACGCTTTTTAAAAAAAACGACTTAGATAAACCATTGCCTATCCCAATACTCCGGATGCTTGGGGGAAGTATTGAAAAAGAGCAAATGGATGCCGAATCCTTGCGTCGACAGGGATATCGACATTGGAAGATAAAGGTCGGCTTGCTACCCTTGGAGCAGGATATCAAACGTGTCGAAACGTTGTTAAATTTATTGGGGGAAGATACTGTCTCAGTCGATGCAAACGGCGCTATGAATATAGAGGATGCAATACGTTTTACACAATCAGATAAGGTTGGGCGATTAGCATTTGCTGAACAATTAATTACTAGCAATTCATCTACATTTGATTTTTGTCGTCTTAAAAATGAATCAAAAATTGCAATTGGATTGGACGAGTCAATCCATGGACTTCGTGAAGTCGAACAATTTATTGAGTTAAAGGCATTTGATGGGGCAAGCCTTAAATTAATCAAGACAGGCGGATTGATTGAGGCAATGGAGTGCGCCTTGATGTTAGAAAATAATAACTTAAAGATTAACTTGGCTTGTAAGGTTGCAGAAACATCAATTAGTGCCGCAGCAACTGCTGCAATAGGATTTGCTTTAGGGCGGCTTCCTTGGGGATATAGCATGTCAAATCAGTACCTGAGCTTTGATGTATGCAAAGTACCACTGGTCGCAGAAAATGGATTGCTAGATAGTTCGAAATTAAATGCGCCTGGAATAGGAATTGATCCAGACATTATGCT
- a CDS encoding Bug family tripartite tricarboxylate transporter substrate binding protein has translation MRNFILALSAIGVFFSSTSQAQSYPNQPIKLIIPFAAGGPSDVLARGFSQKLGETLGQPIIIDNKPGAGTNLAADLVSKSKADGYTLFLMMVGTQAINESLYKKLPYNTIKDFAPISLVASSSLMLVANPGVPVKNVTELIAYAKANPGKVNFGSSGTGTPLHLGGELFNVQAGVNLVHVPYKGAAPALTDVLGGQIQTAMVGTPAALPYVKTGKLTAIGVTSLKRSPNAPEIPAISETLPKFEVELVYAMVAPAGTPKDIISKLNTSLISVLNNPEIKSQLNSKGFDVVTSTPDQLGDYIKSEIAKWAPIVKKSGATAD, from the coding sequence ATGCGTAATTTTATTTTGGCATTATCTGCGATCGGCGTATTTTTTTCATCAACGTCACAGGCTCAATCTTATCCAAATCAACCAATTAAACTAATCATTCCATTTGCTGCAGGTGGTCCATCTGATGTTTTAGCAAGAGGCTTCAGTCAAAAATTGGGCGAGACCCTTGGTCAGCCAATCATTATTGATAATAAGCCTGGTGCGGGAACAAATCTTGCAGCGGATCTTGTATCCAAATCAAAAGCGGATGGCTATACACTTTTTCTAATGATGGTTGGCACACAGGCGATTAATGAATCGCTCTACAAAAAGCTGCCTTACAACACTATTAAAGATTTTGCACCCATATCGTTGGTTGCCTCTTCCTCCCTAATGTTAGTAGCCAATCCTGGGGTTCCAGTCAAAAATGTGACTGAGTTAATCGCATACGCAAAAGCGAATCCGGGTAAAGTTAATTTCGGCTCTTCAGGTACTGGAACTCCATTGCATCTTGGTGGCGAACTGTTTAACGTTCAGGCGGGGGTCAATTTAGTTCACGTTCCTTATAAAGGTGCCGCACCCGCACTTACCGATGTTTTAGGCGGGCAAATACAAACTGCAATGGTCGGCACTCCCGCAGCGCTTCCGTATGTTAAAACTGGTAAGTTAACTGCAATTGGCGTAACCAGTCTTAAGCGATCTCCTAATGCTCCTGAAATTCCAGCAATTTCTGAAACGCTACCTAAATTTGAGGTTGAGTTGGTCTATGCAATGGTCGCACCTGCAGGCACTCCAAAAGACATCATAAGCAAGCTAAACACCAGTCTAATTTCAGTGCTTAATAACCCCGAAATTAAGTCTCAACTTAATTCGAAAGGATTTGATGTTGTTACAAGCACTCCAGATCAGCTTGGTGACTATATAAAGTCAGAAATTGCAAAATGGGCGCCGATTGTAAAAAAATCTGGTGCAACTGCGGATTAA
- a CDS encoding UxaA family hydrolase: MIELTNKKIIGPVIRLHPNDNVVVARIDASIGMSVPEEHFTIRSQVPAGYKIASRKILKGDPIFKYNVIVGFARTDIEVGSMVHSHNTEFREFDRDYAYSSEYKPVDYIPTEQRATFQGIIREDGMVATRNYIGILSTVNCSATVVKKIAEYFTAERLANYPNIDGVVAFSHSIGCGMEMTGEPMQLLRRTMAGYARHPNLAAALIIGLGCERNQLKGLLEQEGLNPNSRLHTFIMQEEGGTRKTIEAGIEAVKKLLPEANLYKRSTVSASHLCVGLQCGGSDGFSSITANPALGAAVDLLVRHGGTGVLSETPEIYGVEHTLTRRAASEEVGKKLIERIRWWKDEYSVNRDVQINGNVSPGNQVGGLANIFEKSLGSSMKGGTGPLMDVYKYAEPVKSKGFVFMDTPGFDPVSATGQIAGGANLIAFTTGRGSMFGSKPAPCIKLATNTPMFMRLQDDMDINCGEILDGTVSVQEMGQHIFELFLRIASGEKTKSELLGLGDHEFVPWQIGIMS, encoded by the coding sequence ATGATTGAACTTACAAATAAAAAAATAATTGGGCCAGTAATTCGCCTGCACCCCAATGACAATGTCGTTGTGGCACGGATTGATGCCTCTATCGGAATGAGCGTTCCTGAAGAGCACTTCACAATACGAAGCCAAGTTCCCGCTGGTTACAAAATTGCTTCACGAAAAATTTTAAAGGGTGACCCAATTTTTAAATACAACGTCATTGTTGGATTTGCAAGAACAGATATCGAGGTTGGCTCGATGGTGCATTCCCACAATACTGAGTTTCGTGAATTTGATAGGGACTATGCCTATTCAAGTGAATACAAACCCGTTGACTATATTCCAACCGAACAAAGAGCCACCTTTCAGGGAATTATTCGCGAAGATGGCATGGTAGCAACTCGTAACTATATTGGCATCCTATCGACAGTAAATTGTTCCGCTACCGTTGTCAAAAAAATTGCAGAATACTTTACTGCTGAGCGATTGGCTAACTATCCAAATATTGACGGGGTAGTTGCTTTCTCACACTCCATTGGTTGCGGAATGGAAATGACTGGTGAGCCAATGCAGCTCTTAAGAAGGACGATGGCAGGTTATGCACGCCATCCAAACCTTGCGGCAGCTCTAATCATTGGTCTGGGCTGTGAACGCAACCAACTAAAAGGTCTCCTGGAGCAAGAAGGTCTTAATCCGAACTCGCGTTTACATACATTCATCATGCAAGAAGAAGGTGGCACCCGAAAGACCATTGAGGCTGGAATTGAAGCAGTCAAAAAACTATTACCAGAGGCTAATTTATATAAAAGATCAACTGTATCGGCCAGTCACCTATGTGTAGGCTTGCAATGCGGAGGGTCGGATGGGTTTTCATCTATCACTGCAAACCCCGCATTAGGCGCGGCGGTTGATTTATTAGTACGTCATGGAGGGACCGGTGTCCTATCTGAAACTCCAGAAATTTATGGTGTGGAACACACCCTAACCCGAAGAGCAGCATCAGAAGAGGTTGGGAAAAAGTTAATTGAGAGGATCCGCTGGTGGAAAGATGAATACTCAGTTAATCGTGATGTTCAAATTAATGGAAATGTTAGCCCCGGTAATCAAGTAGGTGGGCTGGCAAATATTTTTGAAAAATCACTTGGTTCCTCGATGAAGGGTGGCACAGGCCCATTAATGGATGTTTATAAATATGCTGAACCAGTTAAAAGTAAAGGTTTTGTCTTCATGGATACACCAGGTTTTGATCCAGTTTCTGCGACTGGACAAATTGCCGGGGGAGCAAATTTGATTGCCTTTACAACTGGTCGTGGCTCGATGTTTGGCTCAAAGCCTGCACCCTGCATTAAATTAGCTACCAATACCCCGATGTTTATGCGACTTCAAGATGATATGGATATCAACTGTGGTGAAATTTTAGATGGCACTGTTTCCGTGCAAGAAATGGGTCAACACATTTTTGAACTCTTTTTACGTATCGCATCTGGCGAAAAAACAAAGAGTGAGCTGCTTGGCTTAGGGGATCATGAGTTTGTTCCATGGCAAATTGGAATTATGAGTTAA
- the groL gene encoding chaperonin GroEL (60 kDa chaperone family; promotes refolding of misfolded polypeptides especially under stressful conditions; forms two stacked rings of heptamers to form a barrel-shaped 14mer; ends can be capped by GroES; misfolded proteins enter the barrel where they are refolded when GroES binds), whose amino-acid sequence MAAKDVVFGDNARVKMVEGVNILANAVKVTLGPKGRNVVIERSFGGPTITKDGVSVAKEIELKDKLQNMGAQMVKEVASKTADIAGDGTTTATVLAQSIVREGMKYVVAGHNPMDLKRGIDKAVTAAIEELKKISKPCTTTKEIAQVGSISANSDESIGKRIAEAMEKVGKEGVITVEDGKSLEDELEVVEGMQFDRGYLSPYFINQPEKQTAVLENPYILLFDKKISNIRDLLPVLEQVAKSGRPLMIVAEDVEGEALATLVVNNIRGILKTCAVKAPGFGDRRKAMLEDIAILTGGQVIAEEVGLTLEKTTLEHLGQAKRVEIGKENTTIIDGAGDAKSIEARVKNIRVQIDEATSDYDREKLQERVAKLAGGVAVIRVGAATEVEMKEKKARVDDALHATRAAVEEGIVPGGGVALIRAKQGIAGLKGDNPDQNAGISIVLRAMEEPLRIIVSNAGDEASVVVNSVAAGKGNHGYNAATGEYGDLVAQGVIDPTKVTKTALVNAASVAALLLTTDCAIAESPKEEAAGGGMPGGMGGMGGMGGMDGMM is encoded by the coding sequence ATGGCAGCAAAAGATGTAGTGTTTGGCGATAACGCCCGTGTCAAGATGGTTGAGGGTGTCAACATCCTTGCAAATGCAGTTAAGGTAACTCTTGGACCCAAAGGCCGTAATGTGGTGATCGAGCGCTCCTTTGGTGGCCCAACCATCACCAAAGACGGTGTGTCAGTGGCTAAAGAGATTGAGCTCAAAGACAAGCTCCAGAATATGGGTGCTCAGATGGTGAAGGAAGTTGCTTCGAAGACCGCCGATATCGCGGGTGACGGCACGACAACTGCAACTGTACTAGCTCAGTCAATCGTTCGTGAAGGTATGAAATACGTAGTTGCTGGTCACAATCCCATGGATCTCAAGCGCGGTATTGATAAAGCGGTAACTGCTGCGATTGAAGAACTCAAAAAAATCAGCAAACCTTGCACTACCACCAAAGAAATTGCACAAGTTGGTTCAATTTCAGCCAATAGCGATGAGAGCATTGGTAAGCGTATTGCTGAAGCGATGGAGAAAGTTGGTAAAGAGGGTGTGATTACCGTTGAAGATGGTAAGTCTCTAGAAGACGAGTTAGAAGTAGTAGAGGGTATGCAGTTTGACCGTGGCTACTTGTCCCCATACTTCATTAATCAACCTGAGAAGCAAACTGCTGTATTGGAGAACCCTTATATTCTCTTGTTTGATAAGAAGATCAGCAATATCCGTGATCTTTTGCCAGTTCTCGAGCAAGTTGCTAAGTCAGGTCGTCCATTGATGATTGTTGCTGAAGATGTTGAGGGTGAAGCCTTGGCAACCTTGGTAGTAAATAACATTCGTGGCATCTTAAAGACCTGCGCTGTGAAGGCTCCTGGTTTTGGTGATCGTCGTAAAGCGATGTTGGAAGATATTGCAATCTTGACCGGTGGTCAAGTGATTGCTGAGGAAGTCGGCCTAACCCTGGAAAAGACCACTCTTGAGCATCTTGGACAAGCCAAGCGTGTTGAGATTGGCAAAGAGAACACTACCATTATTGATGGTGCAGGCGATGCGAAATCGATCGAAGCCCGCGTTAAGAATATTCGGGTGCAGATCGACGAAGCCACCAGCGACTATGACCGTGAGAAATTACAAGAGCGTGTCGCTAAATTGGCTGGTGGTGTTGCTGTGATCCGTGTCGGTGCCGCAACCGAAGTAGAAATGAAAGAGAAGAAAGCGCGCGTTGATGATGCATTGCATGCAACCCGTGCAGCGGTTGAAGAGGGCATTGTTCCAGGCGGTGGCGTTGCATTGATTCGTGCGAAGCAAGGCATTGCTGGACTCAAGGGTGATAATCCCGATCAAAACGCTGGTATTAGCATTGTGTTGCGTGCGATGGAAGAGCCATTGCGCATCATCGTTTCCAATGCGGGTGATGAGGCTAGCGTGGTAGTGAATTCAGTTGCCGCTGGTAAAGGTAATCATGGTTACAACGCTGCCACGGGCGAGTATGGTGACTTAGTTGCTCAAGGTGTGATTGATCCAACCAAGGTAACCAAAACCGCATTAGTAAACGCTGCATCCGTTGCTGCGTTATTGCTAACCACTGACTGCGCAATTGCAGAGTCTCCAAAAGAGGAAGCTGCTGGCGGCGGTATGCCAGGCGGCATGGGCGGCATGGGCGGTATGGGTGGTATGGACGGAATGATGTAA
- the groES gene encoding co-chaperone GroES — protein MNLRPLHDRVIIKRLDQETKTASGIVIPDNAAEKPDQGEVLAVGPGKRDDSGKLNAPDVKVGDRVLFGKYAGQTVKVDGDELLVMREEDIMAVVQK, from the coding sequence ATGAATCTACGTCCTTTACACGATCGCGTGATTATTAAGCGCTTAGATCAAGAAACAAAAACCGCCTCTGGAATCGTGATTCCAGATAACGCAGCAGAAAAGCCTGATCAGGGCGAGGTATTGGCCGTTGGCCCCGGCAAGCGGGATGACAGTGGCAAATTAAATGCCCCCGATGTCAAAGTTGGCGATCGCGTTCTATTTGGAAAGTATGCAGGTCAGACCGTAAAAGTTGATGGCGACGAGCTTCTTGTCATGCGCGAAGAAGACATCATGGCCGTTGTTCAGAAGTAA
- a CDS encoding diguanylate phosphodiesterase, whose translation MSPKSRLYNLVMAWKNKPFRELRDIERPYWESPKDKEEFTHRLPRNSVDELTYRGIDFEPIFNRSGSALKGVLFRPLLTASSSEVLRFCMEGIDAIHYWQCSNRIIPLILPINVSNLKIASCLDGLCDLILNSRLPIGLINIGFTNHQAIDSELSAAITKLRRLGVLFHALQFDGNPNTIKLISQFQFEAVHFDASHIRETNSSSGTQLIDQIHLFKKWSCKTYFSNVTFVRDNELAYQLGIDYCYGSLMLSPVNRHQIIHIQDSRIGKALFSIQTSK comes from the coding sequence ATGAGCCCTAAATCACGGCTTTATAACTTGGTGATGGCATGGAAGAACAAGCCCTTCCGTGAATTGCGTGACATTGAGCGGCCATATTGGGAAAGCCCAAAAGATAAAGAAGAATTTACTCATCGCCTACCCAGAAACTCCGTTGATGAACTTACGTATCGGGGAATTGATTTTGAACCCATCTTCAATCGCTCGGGAAGTGCCCTAAAGGGGGTTTTATTTCGGCCCCTATTAACAGCAAGCTCATCCGAGGTTTTGCGCTTTTGCATGGAAGGGATTGATGCTATTCATTACTGGCAATGCAGCAATCGCATCATCCCCCTCATTCTTCCAATCAATGTATCCAATCTAAAGATTGCATCATGCCTTGATGGGCTATGCGATCTGATTTTAAATTCAAGGCTGCCCATTGGTCTGATTAATATTGGCTTTACAAATCACCAAGCGATCGATAGCGAATTAAGCGCTGCCATCACAAAGCTCAGGCGATTGGGAGTGCTATTCCATGCCCTTCAGTTTGATGGAAACCCGAATACCATCAAATTAATTAGCCAGTTTCAGTTTGAAGCCGTTCATTTCGATGCGTCGCACATCCGTGAGACAAACTCTTCGAGCGGCACTCAGTTAATTGATCAAATCCACCTATTTAAGAAGTGGTCCTGCAAAACCTATTTTAGTAACGTGACTTTTGTCCGCGATAACGAACTTGCCTATCAACTGGGCATCGATTATTGCTACGGCAGTCTAATGCTCTCACCCGTCAATCGACATCAAATTATTCATATTCAAGATAGTCGCATTGGTAAGGCACTTTTTTCCATTCAAACATCAAAATAA
- a CDS encoding response regulator transcription factor, with protein sequence MRNKVMLIDDHPAMLMALKSMLLNQVPFEVVAQAQSGEECLSVLKNVQPDIVILDLDMPKTDGFDVIRKIGISYPNIRILILSSLDEQVYGGRVRSLGAHGFVNKTASANIILAACVAVSQGYTFFSTGRNGHAALSDSEKMASISDRELQVMKYLGKGKSNAEISDHLNISSKTVATYKHRLFDKLGISNIADLVLFCRNNHIIEG encoded by the coding sequence ATGCGTAATAAAGTGATGTTGATTGATGATCATCCGGCCATGTTGATGGCGTTGAAGTCCATGCTGTTGAACCAAGTGCCATTTGAGGTGGTGGCTCAAGCCCAAAGCGGTGAAGAGTGCCTCAGTGTTTTAAAAAATGTCCAACCCGATATTGTGATTTTGGATTTGGATATGCCCAAAACCGATGGCTTTGATGTCATCCGAAAAATTGGGATCTCTTACCCCAACATTCGTATCCTAATCCTATCGAGCCTTGATGAGCAGGTATATGGAGGACGAGTACGCTCTTTGGGTGCCCATGGCTTTGTGAACAAAACAGCTAGCGCCAATATTATTTTGGCAGCCTGCGTTGCCGTTTCACAAGGCTATACCTTCTTCTCAACGGGGCGTAATGGCCATGCGGCCCTATCGGATAGCGAGAAAATGGCATCTATTTCTGACCGAGAATTACAGGTCATGAAATACCTTGGCAAAGGGAAATCCAATGCAGAAATATCGGACCACCTCAATATCAGCAGCAAAACAGTTGCAACCTACAAACATCGTTTATTTGATAAGTTAGGGATCTCCAATATCGCTGATCTGGTTCTCTTTTGTCGCAACAACCACATCATTGAGGGCTAG
- a CDS encoding ATP-binding protein — translation MHSLFGWVFSLSIALCFQCAHAQGGFPQFTLAEQEWIKAHPIVQFSIHEKYRPYWDSGIYPKLLSKLKDCSGLEFSPKWRSSDEAGIHQVRNGEVSLVIDPNRKLESAVPGRLTEPIFWGQDVMMATQSNITSSLNPKVEKTVFFDRGYDFTGPTNQARLINSLELIAQELLTGEAHFAVMPLRLALYLSEQLNLQNIQIRPLGHKPFAYRWLIAEQDRILHSIVQKSLHEADPIFMGELLAIPSLAPNRSGYLANWLWFGIAGSFALIAFLIGHHIWQRKRQFRTESDLLNIAQEAKDASDAKSAFLATVSHEIRTPMNAVIGAQELLLKNSSLNPHQRELLQSAHTSAASLLGMLNQVLDMAKIEAGKFTVEHEPVDLKQILSEINQTFFGYAKNKGLHLASFIDPNIADVLLLDPLRIRQILHNLLSNAIKFTEQGLVFFEVRILANDHAGQLLEFRVIDQGIGMAKQDIDRVKMPFEQIRSHPSTNSESGSGTGLGLSITNHLIELMQSQLIIESAPSLGTSIHFVMAFSRTCHPIENVQRSLNSAGHPLLKNSRALIVEDHPASRQILYLQLQSLGVHVDQCANAREALECLHEDVYDVILTDHSMPGIHGTDLARMIRSMGYRDIVIIGITADIYAQTSQDKLMQSGMNGVLIKPIRLECLESELLKQLHSRPTKTPIKSSDTSLQMNHLILEEVYKVQLETLETLQGKIDRSSLMSLIHKIKGGSLLSEDQLLYDQCVHLEKSDAELKALQQSFQESLTASNHRLDKQINAPG, via the coding sequence ATGCATTCCTTATTTGGCTGGGTATTTAGCCTAAGCATCGCGCTTTGCTTCCAATGCGCTCACGCTCAAGGAGGCTTTCCCCAATTTACCCTAGCGGAACAAGAATGGATCAAAGCCCATCCAATCGTTCAATTTAGCATTCATGAGAAGTATCGCCCCTACTGGGATAGCGGCATTTATCCCAAACTACTATCAAAGTTAAAAGATTGTTCAGGCCTCGAATTTTCACCAAAGTGGCGCAGTTCTGATGAGGCTGGCATTCATCAAGTTCGTAATGGCGAAGTAAGTCTTGTAATTGATCCCAATCGGAAACTGGAATCGGCAGTTCCTGGCCGACTTACAGAGCCAATCTTTTGGGGACAAGATGTGATGATGGCAACGCAATCGAATATCACGTCTTCATTAAATCCCAAGGTTGAAAAGACCGTCTTTTTTGATCGTGGCTATGACTTTACAGGACCAACGAATCAAGCGCGCCTTATCAATTCACTAGAATTAATCGCTCAAGAGCTATTAACTGGAGAGGCACACTTTGCAGTGATGCCACTGCGCTTGGCGCTATATCTTAGCGAACAGCTCAATCTTCAAAACATACAAATTCGGCCTTTAGGCCACAAGCCATTTGCTTATCGATGGCTGATTGCAGAACAAGATCGCATCCTGCACTCGATTGTGCAAAAATCATTACATGAAGCAGATCCCATCTTCATGGGTGAGCTATTAGCGATTCCATCCTTAGCGCCAAATCGATCGGGATATCTGGCAAATTGGCTCTGGTTTGGCATCGCCGGCTCCTTTGCATTGATTGCATTTCTGATTGGGCACCATATTTGGCAACGTAAGAGGCAATTCCGAACGGAATCCGACCTATTAAACATTGCTCAAGAGGCTAAAGATGCGAGCGATGCTAAATCCGCATTCTTGGCTACCGTTAGTCATGAAATTCGTACACCGATGAATGCGGTCATTGGCGCCCAGGAACTATTGCTGAAGAATAGTTCATTGAACCCACATCAACGCGAGTTATTGCAAAGTGCCCACACGTCGGCAGCCTCTTTATTGGGAATGCTCAATCAAGTACTCGACATGGCCAAAATTGAAGCGGGAAAATTTACCGTCGAGCATGAGCCTGTTGATTTAAAGCAAATACTCTCTGAAATTAATCAAACTTTCTTTGGGTATGCGAAGAATAAAGGCCTTCACCTTGCCAGCTTTATTGATCCTAATATTGCCGATGTATTACTGCTCGATCCCCTACGGATTCGTCAAATTCTTCACAATCTCCTCAGTAATGCCATTAAATTTACAGAGCAAGGTCTCGTGTTTTTTGAAGTTCGGATATTGGCTAATGACCATGCAGGCCAATTATTGGAGTTTCGGGTAATTGACCAAGGTATTGGCATGGCCAAACAGGATATTGACCGGGTAAAGATGCCTTTTGAGCAAATTCGTTCTCACCCCTCAACGAACAGCGAGTCTGGCTCGGGCACCGGGCTTGGGCTGAGCATCACCAATCATCTCATTGAGCTGATGCAGAGCCAATTAATCATTGAGAGTGCGCCCAGTTTGGGAACAAGCATTCATTTTGTCATGGCATTTTCTAGAACTTGTCACCCGATTGAGAATGTTCAACGCTCTCTGAATTCAGCAGGCCATCCTTTGCTTAAAAACAGCAGGGCGCTGATTGTCGAAGATCATCCCGCTAGCCGACAAATCCTTTATTTGCAATTACAAAGCCTTGGTGTTCATGTTGACCAATGTGCTAACGCTAGGGAAGCCCTTGAATGCCTTCATGAGGATGTCTATGACGTGATTCTCACGGATCACTCAATGCCCGGAATACATGGTACGGATTTGGCTCGCATGATTCGCTCGATGGGTTATCGCGATATTGTGATTATTGGCATTACAGCCGATATCTATGCTCAGACTTCACAGGACAAACTCATGCAATCCGGTATGAATGGTGTTCTGATTAAACCAATCCGCCTAGAATGCCTTGAGTCTGAATTACTGAAACAGTTACATTCCCGCCCCACAAAAACACCCATTAAATCTTCAGATACCTCTCTACAGATGAATCACTTGATTCTGGAGGAGGTTTATAAAGTTCAACTTGAAACGCTAGAGACTCTTCAGGGGAAAATTGATCGTAGCTCGCTCATGAGCTTGATTCATAAAATCAAGGGGGGCTCATTACTCAGCGAAGATCAATTACTCTATGATCAATGCGTTCATTTAGAAAAATCAGATGCTGAGCTGAAGGCACTACAGCAATCATTCCAAGAAAGTCTTACCGCTAGCAATCATCGCCTAGACAAACAGATCAATGCGCCTGGTTAA
- a CDS encoding HU family DNA-binding protein produces MTKADLVDVIADGADLSKTKAEEVLNLALDAIKASVAKGNTMQLVGFGSFSLGSRAARMGRNPKTGEAIKIAASKTVKFSAGKSFKDAVNKR; encoded by the coding sequence ATGACAAAAGCAGACTTAGTGGATGTGATTGCAGATGGGGCGGATTTAAGTAAAACCAAAGCGGAGGAGGTGCTTAATTTAGCTCTCGATGCGATCAAGGCGAGTGTTGCTAAAGGCAATACGATGCAATTGGTGGGGTTTGGGAGTTTTTCCTTAGGTTCGCGCGCAGCCCGCATGGGGCGCAACCCAAAGACCGGTGAGGCGATAAAGATTGCAGCGTCAAAAACGGTCAAATTTTCTGCAGGCAAGTCCTTTAAAGATGCGGTGAATAAACGCTAG